From the genome of Chloroflexota bacterium, one region includes:
- a CDS encoding response regulator transcription factor: protein MSATILVVEDEFAVARGIQYALQQEGYQVALARSGEEGLDLAINQAPDLVVLDIRLPGMDGLEVLRRLRASGSKAPVLVLTARDDEVDKVIGLELGADDYLTKPYGLRELLSRIKALLRRAYGDLADAAGGRVIRHHDLLIDLERRRVQRGQRRIALTPTEFEILRHLASRPGRVYTRPELLELLRDYEALDQDEKTINVHISHLREKIEDDPAVPTFVLTVRGVGYAFAER from the coding sequence ATGTCCGCCACGATCCTCGTCGTCGAGGATGAGTTCGCCGTCGCCCGAGGGATCCAGTACGCCCTCCAGCAGGAGGGCTATCAGGTCGCCCTCGCCCGGTCCGGCGAGGAGGGACTCGACCTCGCGATCAACCAGGCGCCGGACCTCGTCGTCCTCGACATCCGCCTCCCGGGCATGGACGGCCTCGAGGTCCTGCGCCGGCTCAGGGCCTCCGGGTCCAAGGCGCCGGTCCTCGTCCTCACGGCCCGCGACGACGAGGTGGACAAGGTCATCGGCCTCGAGCTCGGCGCGGACGACTACCTCACGAAACCGTACGGCCTTCGCGAGCTCCTCAGCCGGATCAAGGCCCTCCTCCGCCGCGCGTACGGCGACCTTGCCGACGCCGCCGGCGGACGCGTCATCCGGCATCACGACCTGCTCATCGATCTCGAGCGGCGGCGCGTCCAGCGCGGCCAGCGGCGCATCGCCCTGACGCCGACCGAGTTCGAAATCCTCCGCCATCTGGCGAGCCGCCCGGGGCGTGTGTACACCCGTCCCGAGCTGCTCGAGCTCCTCCGCGACTACGAGGCGCTCGACCAGGACGAGAAGACGATCAACGTCCACATCAGCCACCTGCGGGAGAAGATCGAGGACGATCCGGCGGTCCCGACGTTCGTCCTCACGGTCCGAGGTGTGGGCTACGCCTTCGCCGAGCGCTAG
- a CDS encoding trypsin-like peptidase domain-containing protein, with protein MTDQRSPNPDLPPTGSTPVDPAAPAPPTWSPAWSPASDESTTATPNPATPNPATAPNPAAAWVPNPATSFSPAPHPTTDWERTARAASIPGPTPGSWFEPAPAPIATVPARSTAHGGGSIGVVLAAAIGAAVLASGGTYLALDASGALDRPVTTIAATGQTTGATTTPAATTPTGGYDGSSAIVAAAAKAGPAVVQITSTAGINPNTLGALPQTGVGSGIIFDSHGWILTNHHVVAGSDKLVVALPDGRTFPGKIYGVDTLTDLAIVKIDATGLPVATMGDSSSLKVGQLAIAIGSPLGTYTNTVTSGIVSALGRSITVQSGTLNNLIQTDTAINPGNSGGPLLDAAGNVIGIDTAEATNAQGIGFAIPINIAKPLLQQALAGEALARPWIGIRYEPITPALVQSNKLPIGHGALVSGGQDANGQTTPGVVAGSPADKAGIRDGDIITSIEGQAIDSLHPLDAVITQFAPGRTVTVEVYRNGTTMKVQVTLGTRPANL; from the coding sequence ATGACCGATCAACGATCCCCCAACCCCGACCTTCCACCGACCGGGTCCACACCGGTCGACCCGGCGGCGCCCGCACCACCCACCTGGTCCCCGGCATGGTCGCCCGCGAGCGACGAGTCCACGACCGCCACGCCGAACCCGGCCACGCCGAACCCGGCGACGGCACCGAACCCGGCCGCGGCCTGGGTGCCGAACCCCGCGACGAGCTTCTCCCCGGCCCCACACCCCACGACGGACTGGGAGCGGACCGCCCGGGCCGCGTCCATCCCGGGCCCCACCCCCGGCTCCTGGTTCGAACCGGCCCCGGCGCCGATCGCCACGGTCCCGGCGAGGTCCACGGCCCACGGCGGCGGATCGATCGGCGTCGTCCTCGCCGCGGCCATCGGGGCCGCCGTCCTGGCGTCCGGCGGCACGTACCTCGCCCTCGATGCGAGCGGCGCCCTCGACCGGCCGGTGACGACCATCGCGGCCACCGGGCAGACCACCGGCGCGACCACGACACCGGCAGCGACGACGCCGACGGGAGGCTACGACGGTTCGTCGGCCATCGTCGCTGCCGCCGCGAAGGCCGGGCCGGCGGTCGTCCAGATCACCTCGACCGCGGGCATCAACCCGAACACACTCGGCGCGCTCCCCCAGACCGGCGTCGGCTCAGGGATCATCTTCGACTCGCACGGCTGGATCCTCACGAATCACCATGTCGTCGCCGGCTCGGACAAGCTCGTCGTGGCGCTCCCCGACGGGCGGACGTTCCCTGGCAAGATCTACGGCGTCGACACGCTCACGGACCTCGCCATCGTGAAGATCGACGCGACCGGGCTTCCCGTCGCGACGATGGGCGACTCGAGCTCCCTCAAGGTGGGCCAGCTCGCGATCGCCATCGGCAGCCCGCTCGGAACGTACACGAACACCGTCACGAGCGGCATCGTGTCGGCACTCGGCCGCTCGATCACCGTCCAGAGCGGCACGCTCAACAATCTCATCCAGACGGACACCGCGATCAACCCCGGCAACAGCGGCGGGCCGCTGCTCGATGCGGCCGGCAACGTCATCGGCATCGACACGGCGGAGGCCACGAACGCCCAGGGGATCGGCTTCGCGATCCCGATCAACATCGCCAAGCCGCTCCTCCAGCAGGCGCTCGCCGGTGAGGCGCTCGCCAGGCCGTGGATCGGCATCCGGTACGAGCCGATAACGCCGGCCCTCGTCCAGTCGAACAAGCTCCCGATCGGTCACGGCGCGCTCGTCAGCGGCGGCCAGGACGCCAACGGTCAGACGACCCCGGGCGTCGTCGCCGGCAGCCCGGCGGACAAGGCCGGCATCAGGGACGGCGACATCATCACGAGCATCGAAGGCCAGGCGATCGACAGCCTCCACCCGCTCGACGCCGTCATCACCCAGTTCGCCCCCGGGCGCACGGTGACGGTCGAGGTCTACCGCAACGGCACGACGATGAAGGTCCAGGTGACGCTCGGGACCCGACCGGCGAACCTCTGA
- a CDS encoding universal stress protein, whose product MRKILVAYDGTEPARTALATAADMARAFGATMSVISVIPVHSGRVPVDPWDDASVHARELLEARKLLREQGVEAELIEPAGDPARTIERIAEEGAFDTIVVGSRELGSLDRILLGSVSEHVVNHAHATVVVAR is encoded by the coding sequence ATGCGCAAGATCCTCGTTGCCTACGACGGTACGGAACCCGCTCGCACCGCGCTCGCGACCGCAGCCGACATGGCTCGCGCGTTCGGCGCCACGATGAGCGTCATCAGCGTCATTCCCGTCCACTCGGGGCGTGTCCCGGTGGACCCCTGGGATGACGCCTCCGTGCACGCACGGGAACTGCTCGAGGCGCGGAAGCTGCTCCGCGAGCAGGGGGTCGAGGCGGAGCTCATCGAGCCCGCCGGCGATCCGGCGCGGACGATCGAGCGGATCGCCGAGGAGGGCGCCTTCGACACGATCGTCGTCGGCAGCCGCGAGCTCGGTTCCCTCGACCGGATCCTTCTCGGGAGTGTGTCCGAGCACGTCGTGAACCACGCCCACGCGACGGTGGTCGTCGCTCGCTGA
- the folB gene encoding dihydroneopterin aldolase yields the protein MSDRIVLHDMRFLGRHGVHEREQIQAQPFAVDVELVVNLQPAGVEDDLRRTIDYGAVFEVCRQIVESTSFRLIEALAEALAHEILAEFPIGEVGIRVRKLEPPIEGTLAWAGVEIWRRRSGKDRRPS from the coding sequence ATGAGCGACCGGATCGTCCTCCACGACATGCGGTTCCTCGGCCGCCACGGCGTCCACGAACGGGAGCAGATCCAGGCGCAGCCGTTCGCCGTCGACGTCGAGCTCGTCGTCAACCTCCAGCCGGCTGGCGTCGAGGACGACCTTCGCCGGACGATCGACTACGGGGCTGTGTTCGAGGTCTGCCGTCAGATCGTCGAATCGACGAGCTTCCGCCTCATCGAGGCGCTCGCCGAGGCACTCGCCCACGAGATCCTCGCCGAGTTCCCGATCGGCGAGGTCGGGATCCGGGTCCGCAAGCTCGAGCCGCCGATCGAGGGCACGCTCGCCTGGGCCGGGGTGGAGATATGGCGACGGCGGTCCGGAAAGGACCGCCGTCCGAGCTGA
- the folP gene encoding dihydropteroate synthase, translated as MTHRSSAASGITGRADRPLPSVTIGGRRFDWGERTYVMGILNVTPDSFSGDGLLAGMPTRAPRPDEAAVVERALETVRRMVAEGADFLDVGGESTRPGHAMVDEAEERRRVVPVVAAIHDAFPDLPLSVDTTKPSVAAAALDAGASLLNDVWGVAPEGALGRLAAERGVPIVLMHNRAEARYANLIVEILAELEAAVERTVAAGVPVESILVDPGFGFGKTPHHNIALLADLDRLCLLGRPVLLGTSRKSTLGKVLDLPVDERLEATLATTALAVRAGVDIVRVHDVGPNVRAARMADAVVRGWRTAGPEDR; from the coding sequence ATGACCCACCGATCGAGCGCCGCCTCCGGCATCACCGGACGGGCGGACCGGCCGCTTCCCTCCGTGACGATCGGCGGCCGCCGTTTCGACTGGGGCGAGCGGACGTACGTCATGGGCATCCTCAACGTCACGCCGGATTCGTTCTCCGGAGACGGGCTCCTCGCGGGGATGCCGACTCGCGCCCCGCGGCCGGACGAGGCGGCGGTCGTCGAGCGAGCGCTCGAGACGGTGCGGCGGATGGTCGCCGAAGGGGCGGACTTCCTCGACGTGGGCGGCGAGTCGACGCGGCCGGGCCATGCGATGGTCGACGAGGCCGAGGAACGTCGGCGGGTCGTCCCGGTCGTTGCCGCGATCCATGATGCGTTCCCGGACCTGCCGTTGAGCGTCGACACGACGAAGCCATCCGTCGCGGCCGCGGCGCTCGACGCCGGCGCCTCGCTCCTCAACGATGTCTGGGGCGTCGCGCCCGAGGGCGCGCTCGGGCGCCTCGCGGCCGAGCGCGGCGTGCCGATCGTGCTCATGCACAACCGAGCCGAGGCGCGCTACGCGAACCTCATCGTCGAGATCCTCGCCGAGCTCGAGGCCGCCGTCGAGCGGACCGTCGCGGCGGGCGTCCCGGTCGAGTCGATCCTCGTCGACCCGGGCTTCGGCTTCGGCAAGACACCGCACCACAACATCGCCCTCCTCGCCGATCTCGATCGGCTGTGCCTCCTCGGTCGGCCCGTCCTCCTCGGGACCTCGAGGAAGTCGACCCTCGGCAAGGTCCTCGATCTCCCGGTGGACGAACGGCTCGAGGCCACCCTCGCGACGACGGCCCTCGCGGTCCGGGCCGGCGTCGACATCGTCCGCGTCCACGACGTCGGGCCGAACGTCCGGGCAGCCCGGATGGCCGACGCGGTCGTCCGTGGCTGGCGGACGGCCGGCCCGGAGGATCGATGA
- a CDS encoding ATP-dependent DNA ligase, translated as MLAKPAGALPVDEGWLFEPKWDGFRAIVFRDGDDVLIQSRDLKPLDRYFPELAAPLRAELPDRAVLDGEVVIAGPNGLDFEALLLRIHPAASRVARLAAETPASFVAWDLLALDGDDMRSLPQGERRGRLDEALRDAVAPIHLTPATRDRGIATDWFDRFEGAGLDGVIAKRLDAPYQAGRRAMLKLKHARTADCVVGGFRWHANGPGTLIGSLLLGLFDAAGTLHHVGVTSSFTMERRADLVEFLHPYRTDALTGHPWAGWAEWAEAAAESGQRIPGATSRWNRGKDLSWEALRPELVCEVAFDHLQGDRFRHGATFRRWRPDRDPASCRYDQLAETPAFELARIFGSATGI; from the coding sequence ATGCTCGCCAAGCCGGCGGGCGCGCTGCCGGTCGACGAGGGCTGGCTCTTCGAGCCGAAATGGGACGGTTTCCGGGCGATCGTGTTCCGCGACGGCGACGACGTGCTCATCCAGAGCCGCGACCTCAAGCCGCTCGACCGCTACTTTCCGGAGCTCGCCGCTCCGCTCCGCGCGGAGCTGCCGGACCGAGCCGTCCTCGACGGAGAGGTCGTGATCGCCGGACCGAACGGCCTCGACTTCGAGGCGCTCCTCCTCCGGATCCACCCGGCCGCCTCGCGGGTCGCCCGGCTCGCGGCGGAGACGCCGGCGAGCTTCGTCGCCTGGGATCTCCTCGCTCTCGACGGTGACGACATGCGTTCGCTACCCCAGGGGGAACGCCGAGGCCGGCTCGACGAAGCGCTGCGCGATGCGGTCGCCCCGATCCATCTGACCCCTGCCACGCGTGACCGGGGGATCGCCACCGACTGGTTCGACCGCTTCGAGGGGGCCGGTCTGGACGGTGTCATCGCGAAACGGCTCGATGCCCCGTATCAGGCCGGACGTCGCGCGATGCTCAAGCTCAAGCATGCACGCACCGCGGACTGCGTCGTCGGCGGCTTCCGGTGGCACGCCAACGGCCCCGGCACGCTCATCGGATCATTGCTCCTCGGACTATTCGACGCCGCGGGAACGCTTCATCACGTCGGCGTCACGTCGTCGTTCACAATGGAGCGACGCGCCGATCTCGTCGAGTTTCTCCACCCGTACCGCACCGACGCGCTCACCGGACATCCGTGGGCCGGTTGGGCCGAATGGGCGGAGGCAGCGGCCGAGAGCGGACAGCGCATCCCCGGTGCGACGAGCCGCTGGAACCGCGGCAAGGACCTGTCCTGGGAGGCGCTCCGCCCGGAGCTCGTCTGTGAGGTCGCCTTCGACCATCTCCAGGGAGACCGGTTCCGCCACGGGGCGACCTTCCGCCGCTGGCGCCCGGATCGCGACCCGGCGTCCTGCCGCTACGATCAGCTCGCCGAGACGCCGGCATTCGAGCTCGCCCGGATCTTTGGATCGGCGACCGGGATCTGA
- the pknB gene encoding Stk1 family PASTA domain-containing Ser/Thr kinase, giving the protein MAEIGSVLGGRYRLMELLGQGGMATIYRAHDSQLDRDVAVKVLRPEYGRDPDFGVRFRHEAQAAASLNDPNIVSVYDFGQDEHGPYIVMELVDGEDLATIIRRNGPLGVRQAARLTAEVARALSAAHARGIVHRDVKPGNILVATDGRVKVTDFGIARAIAEAQMTLPGLTLGSVHYFSPEQARGEQTTAASDIFSLGIVLYEALTGRRPFEGDGAAAIAVARLQGPTPDPSAVMSGIPASIAALDRRALERDPADRFPSAAAMADALEAFLAGSAAPIAAAASAVTSDSPTVVLPVALARPLAGPLVSPPGATASRSPRGGPAAIVDDDPDDDDRRGGPWPWVAGLLGLAVLALVAFIVFRVLSATPAVTTSQVTVPQFTGELFDTANGQAIALGLSLVRNRTDSTSNQPPNTILSQDIPIGTVVAKGQVVNVTIAAPGATVAVPDLRAQPESAALQAIVADNLTVGTRSVVSDTIIPAGSVVSQDPRAGIQVSRGTSVNYVVSTGPATSPAPSPSESPTPTIPPSPTPTTAPTPPPTATPQPTPTFGTVGNYSCKTFAEASAAISADGYTLGSFSGPPSGKVVAQTPAAGSSEPPGMSIGLTFEDPPTSISCP; this is encoded by the coding sequence TTGGCGGAGATCGGCAGCGTCCTCGGCGGACGATATCGGCTCATGGAGCTCCTGGGCCAAGGCGGGATGGCGACGATCTACCGCGCGCACGACTCCCAGCTCGACCGGGATGTCGCGGTGAAGGTCCTCCGGCCCGAGTACGGTCGCGACCCGGATTTCGGCGTTCGCTTCCGCCACGAGGCACAGGCGGCCGCGTCGCTCAACGATCCGAACATCGTGTCCGTCTACGACTTCGGCCAGGACGAGCACGGCCCGTACATCGTCATGGAGCTCGTCGACGGCGAGGATCTCGCGACGATCATCCGGCGCAACGGGCCGCTCGGCGTCCGGCAGGCGGCGCGTCTCACGGCCGAGGTCGCACGGGCCCTTTCCGCCGCCCATGCCCGGGGCATCGTCCACCGCGACGTGAAGCCCGGCAACATCCTCGTCGCGACGGACGGCCGGGTGAAGGTCACCGACTTCGGGATCGCCCGCGCGATCGCCGAGGCCCAGATGACGCTGCCCGGCCTGACCCTGGGCTCGGTCCACTACTTCAGTCCCGAGCAGGCGCGCGGCGAGCAGACGACCGCGGCGTCGGACATCTTCTCGCTCGGCATCGTCCTCTACGAAGCCCTCACCGGCCGTCGCCCATTCGAGGGCGACGGTGCGGCGGCGATCGCGGTGGCCCGACTCCAGGGCCCCACGCCGGATCCGTCGGCCGTCATGTCCGGCATCCCGGCGTCGATCGCCGCGCTGGACCGACGTGCGCTCGAACGTGATCCCGCGGACCGCTTCCCGTCCGCGGCGGCGATGGCCGACGCGCTCGAGGCCTTCCTCGCGGGATCGGCGGCGCCGATCGCCGCAGCCGCATCGGCGGTCACGTCGGACTCGCCGACGGTGGTCTTGCCGGTCGCGCTCGCCCGCCCGCTCGCCGGCCCGCTCGTGTCGCCTCCCGGTGCCACGGCGTCCCGGAGCCCGCGAGGTGGGCCGGCCGCGATCGTCGATGACGACCCGGACGATGACGATCGTCGTGGCGGGCCATGGCCGTGGGTCGCCGGGCTCCTCGGCCTCGCGGTCCTCGCGCTCGTGGCGTTCATCGTGTTCCGCGTCCTCAGTGCGACACCGGCGGTCACGACGTCGCAGGTGACCGTCCCCCAGTTCACCGGCGAGCTGTTCGACACCGCGAACGGCCAGGCGATCGCCCTCGGCCTGAGTCTCGTGAGGAACAGGACGGATTCGACGAGCAACCAGCCGCCGAACACGATCCTGTCCCAGGACATTCCGATCGGCACCGTCGTCGCGAAGGGCCAGGTCGTCAACGTGACGATCGCGGCGCCCGGCGCGACCGTCGCCGTCCCCGATCTTCGAGCCCAACCGGAATCCGCCGCCCTCCAGGCGATCGTCGCGGACAATCTCACCGTCGGGACGCGGTCGGTGGTATCGGACACCATCATCCCGGCCGGCTCGGTGGTCAGTCAGGACCCACGCGCGGGGATCCAGGTGTCGCGAGGGACGAGCGTCAACTACGTCGTCTCGACCGGGCCAGCGACGAGCCCAGCGCCGAGTCCGAGTGAATCGCCGACGCCGACGATCCCACCGTCACCCACACCGACGACGGCCCCCACGCCTCCGCCGACCGCCACCCCGCAGCCGACGCCCACCTTCGGGACGGTCGGGAACTACAGCTGCAAGACATTCGCGGAGGCGTCCGCGGCGATATCGGCGGACGGATACACGCTCGGTTCGTTCTCCGGACCTCCATCCGGCAAGGTCGTCGCCCAGACGCCGGCCGCGGGGTCGAGCGAGCCGCCCGGAATGTCCATCGGCCTCACTTTCGAGGATCCGCCGACGTCGATCAGCTGCCCCTGA
- a CDS encoding 50S ribosomal protein L25, whose amino-acid sequence MTTARPTLAATHRDVIGKKVARLRRAGRLPAVLYGHGVASASVSIDAHEFELLRRHVGATTLIDVSIDGRKAHPALVQGVQVDPVRQRPLHVDLFLVRMTEELTVDVRVTVVGESEAVTKLGGTLSHLDHLRVRALPDHLPDHIELPIAALGDFDAAIHVRDLTIPADVTLVTDPDEVAARVLPPRLEEEVAPVAETAAEGAPAEPEGDAAEGATTD is encoded by the coding sequence ATGACCACCGCCCGCCCGACCCTCGCCGCGACGCATCGCGACGTCATCGGCAAGAAGGTCGCCCGCCTCCGACGTGCCGGCAGGCTGCCCGCGGTCCTCTACGGGCACGGCGTGGCCTCCGCATCCGTATCGATCGACGCTCACGAGTTCGAGCTCCTTCGGCGGCACGTGGGCGCGACGACGCTCATCGACGTCTCGATCGACGGCCGGAAGGCGCACCCGGCACTCGTCCAGGGCGTCCAGGTGGATCCGGTCCGCCAGCGCCCGCTGCACGTCGACCTGTTCCTCGTCCGGATGACCGAAGAGCTCACCGTGGACGTCCGGGTCACCGTCGTGGGTGAGTCCGAGGCGGTGACGAAGCTCGGCGGGACGCTGAGCCACCTCGATCACCTCCGCGTGCGCGCGCTGCCCGACCATCTGCCCGATCACATCGAGCTGCCGATCGCCGCCCTCGGCGATTTCGACGCGGCGATCCACGTCCGCGACCTCACGATCCCGGCGGATGTGACCCTCGTCACGGACCCGGACGAGGTCGCCGCGCGGGTCCTTCCGCCGCGACTCGAGGAGGAAGTGGCTCCGGTGGCCGAGACGGCCGCCGAAGGCGCGCCTGCGGAGCCCGAGGGCGACGCCGCCGAGGGCGCCACGACCGACTGA
- a CDS encoding HAMP domain-containing histidine kinase — protein sequence MALTLTIVGLVVVNRTDDYFFQQTQVDLESRVATVQAFVAVAINQASVDDLVVSPTNVVNPAVARALTDTGNQQLLADGIAQANVLVTVGQVTRDSAGHVNVVPATGGTFQILRSAKPRTGQAPDAITTTPRAVPELAGTIHEYAFQVTLSDPYTYRASAVANVVGLLAVVGLLALGFAVVIASIAAQRFTAPIRRLTDASRAIAAGDYTSRVPAALALTGASEIAELSRQFNAMAAQLGESVDIIRRDRDRSRDFLADVSHELRTPIAAIRTFIELLREGAIDDPAARDEFLESSRAQLERLDWLAQNLLDLSKLDSGLALLDVRPEDLRACVESAVEQAEPAAGRRNIGLSLDLPAEPVLVPHDPQRVGQVVTNLVGNAIKFNPRGGRVMVSVRAQSDGSARIAVTDTGVGIDASELPRIFERFYRGSRENEARSSGSGLGLAIVKSIVDMHGGRIAVDSRIGRGTTFTVTLPADGAPPHSNVADSSPAPEPGLNPVPSP from the coding sequence GTGGCCCTGACCCTGACGATCGTCGGGCTCGTCGTCGTCAATCGGACGGACGACTACTTCTTCCAGCAGACGCAGGTCGACCTCGAGTCCCGCGTCGCCACCGTCCAGGCGTTCGTCGCGGTGGCGATCAACCAGGCGAGCGTCGACGACCTCGTCGTGTCGCCGACGAACGTCGTCAATCCGGCGGTCGCCCGGGCGCTGACGGACACCGGCAACCAGCAGCTGCTCGCCGACGGGATCGCCCAGGCGAACGTGCTCGTCACCGTGGGCCAGGTCACCCGCGACAGCGCCGGGCACGTCAACGTGGTGCCCGCGACCGGCGGCACCTTCCAGATCCTCCGCTCGGCGAAACCGCGCACCGGACAGGCGCCGGACGCCATCACCACGACGCCCCGGGCGGTCCCCGAGCTCGCCGGCACGATCCACGAATACGCCTTCCAGGTGACGCTCTCGGATCCGTACACCTACCGGGCGAGCGCCGTGGCGAATGTCGTCGGTCTCCTCGCGGTCGTCGGTCTCCTCGCCCTCGGGTTCGCCGTCGTCATCGCCTCGATCGCCGCGCAGCGCTTCACCGCCCCGATCCGACGGCTCACGGACGCCTCGCGGGCGATCGCCGCGGGCGACTACACGAGTCGCGTCCCGGCCGCCCTCGCGCTCACCGGTGCCTCGGAGATCGCCGAGCTGTCGCGCCAGTTCAACGCGATGGCGGCACAGCTCGGGGAGAGTGTCGACATCATCCGTCGTGACCGCGATCGGAGCCGCGACTTCCTCGCCGATGTGTCGCACGAGCTGCGGACGCCCATCGCGGCGATCCGGACGTTCATCGAGCTGCTCCGCGAGGGCGCCATCGACGATCCGGCGGCCCGCGATGAGTTCCTCGAGTCGAGCCGCGCCCAGCTCGAGCGCCTCGACTGGCTGGCGCAGAACCTCCTCGACCTCTCGAAGCTCGACTCCGGCCTGGCGCTTCTCGACGTCCGCCCGGAGGACCTCCGCGCTTGCGTGGAATCCGCGGTCGAGCAGGCCGAACCGGCGGCCGGGCGAAGGAACATCGGCCTCTCCCTGGACCTGCCGGCCGAGCCGGTCCTCGTCCCGCACGATCCGCAGCGTGTCGGCCAGGTCGTCACGAACCTCGTCGGGAATGCGATCAAGTTCAACCCGCGGGGCGGTCGGGTCATGGTGTCCGTCCGCGCCCAGAGCGACGGCTCGGCCCGGATCGCGGTGACGGATACCGGCGTCGGGATCGACGCGTCCGAGCTGCCGCGGATCTTCGAGCGCTTCTATCGCGGCTCGCGCGAGAACGAGGCGCGGAGCAGCGGCAGCGGCCTCGGCCTGGCGATCGTCAAGTCGATCGTCGACATGCACGGCGGCCGGATCGCCGTCGACAGCCGGATCGGGCGCGGAACCACATTCACGGTCACACTACCGGCTGACGGTGCGCCGCCGCACTCGAACGTGGCGGATTCTTCACCGGCGCCCGAACCGGGCCTGAATCCTGTGCCGTCACCCTGA
- a CDS encoding bifunctional folylpolyglutamate synthase/dihydrofolate synthase, translated as MTVLSYAEAVRALGERGRFGIHLGLGRTRAILRELDDPQRAFRGALVAGTNGKGSVLALAGSALRAAGQRVGSTPKPHLVSYRERLEIDGVPVEPATFARLIAEVDAVAARVARRYGEPTEFELLTAAIFRWFAEERVDLALVEVGLGGRLDATHAWDGGVAVVTNVDLDHMDRLGPTIRHIAREKAAIVERGDRAVTGAVGDALEVIRRRARRLGVPLHEVAPAPLIGWDRDGIVVELVGLGTTRIGLRGRHQAANAAVADATLDALEAAGIATVPEAARRAGYAAARWPGRLEIVEVEGRDVVLDGAHNPAGAAALATALDDLRPFLTGGDEPPDRRPPLAIVMAAMADKDVAGIAAALARAESMRDARVICTTLEVPRAMGAERLAAIWAAVPGDRSIVVEPDARSALDRALVAARGPVVVAGSLYLVGAVRARLVDDPQLHDPQESAG; from the coding sequence ATGACGGTCCTCAGCTATGCGGAGGCCGTGCGCGCGCTCGGGGAGCGCGGACGCTTCGGGATCCACCTCGGACTCGGCCGGACGCGGGCCATCCTTCGCGAGCTCGACGATCCGCAGCGAGCGTTCCGCGGCGCGCTCGTCGCCGGCACGAACGGCAAGGGCAGCGTGCTTGCGCTCGCCGGCTCCGCCCTTCGCGCCGCCGGTCAGCGGGTGGGATCCACCCCGAAACCGCACCTCGTGAGCTATCGAGAACGACTCGAGATCGATGGCGTCCCGGTGGAGCCGGCGACATTCGCGCGCCTCATCGCCGAGGTCGACGCCGTCGCCGCCCGCGTCGCCCGCCGATATGGCGAACCGACGGAGTTCGAACTCCTCACCGCCGCGATCTTCCGATGGTTCGCGGAGGAGCGGGTGGACCTCGCTCTCGTCGAGGTGGGCCTCGGGGGGCGCCTCGACGCGACGCACGCCTGGGACGGCGGCGTGGCGGTCGTGACGAACGTCGACCTCGACCACATGGATCGGCTTGGGCCCACGATCCGTCACATCGCCCGCGAGAAGGCGGCGATCGTCGAGCGTGGTGACCGAGCGGTGACCGGCGCGGTCGGAGATGCACTGGAGGTCATCCGGCGCCGGGCCCGGCGGCTCGGCGTGCCACTCCACGAGGTGGCCCCCGCGCCGCTCATCGGATGGGACCGCGACGGGATCGTCGTCGAGCTCGTCGGGCTCGGCACGACGCGGATCGGGCTCCGCGGTCGTCACCAGGCGGCGAACGCGGCGGTCGCCGACGCGACGCTCGACGCCCTCGAGGCGGCCGGCATCGCGACGGTGCCGGAGGCCGCCCGGCGCGCCGGCTATGCGGCTGCGCGTTGGCCCGGTCGGCTCGAGATCGTCGAGGTGGAGGGCCGCGACGTCGTCCTCGACGGTGCGCACAATCCCGCGGGCGCCGCGGCTCTCGCGACGGCACTCGACGATCTCCGCCCGTTCCTCACCGGCGGCGACGAACCGCCCGATCGGCGGCCGCCGCTCGCGATCGTCATGGCGGCCATGGCGGACAAGGACGTCGCCGGGATCGCCGCCGCGCTCGCCCGGGCCGAGTCCATGCGCGACGCACGCGTCATCTGCACGACCCTCGAGGTTCCCCGGGCGATGGGAGCGGAGCGCCTGGCCGCGATCTGGGCGGCCGTGCCTGGCGATCGATCGATCGTCGTCGAGCCGGACGCGCGGTCTGCGCTCGACCGCGCCCTCGTCGCGGCGCGCGGTCCGGTCGTGGTCGCCGGCTCGCTCTATCTTGTCGGGGCGGTGCGCGCCAGACTGGTCGACGACCCGCAGCTCCACGACCCGCAGGAGAGCGCCGGATGA